A portion of the Clostridiisalibacter paucivorans DSM 22131 genome contains these proteins:
- a CDS encoding acetyl-CoA C-acyltransferase: EGRFKDEIVPVEVPQRKGDPILVDTDEHPKFGSTIEKLGKLRPAFKKGGTVTAGNASGINDGAAALIVMSKEKADELGIKPLATIKGYGSAALDPAIMGYGPVPATRKALKKAGLKVEDLDLVEANEAFAAQSLAVVKDLGLDTEKTNVNGGAIALGHPIGASGARILVTLLYEMIKRDSKLGLATLCIGGGQGTSLIVEM; encoded by the coding sequence AGAAGGCAGATTTAAAGATGAAATAGTACCAGTAGAAGTACCACAGAGAAAGGGAGATCCAATACTAGTAGATACAGATGAGCATCCTAAATTTGGATCAACAATAGAAAAACTAGGAAAATTGAGACCAGCATTTAAAAAGGGTGGAACAGTAACAGCAGGAAATGCATCAGGAATAAATGATGGAGCAGCAGCATTGATAGTAATGTCTAAAGAAAAGGCAGATGAATTGGGCATTAAGCCATTGGCAACAATCAAGGGATATGGTTCAGCAGCATTAGATCCAGCAATAATGGGATATGGACCAGTGCCAGCAACTAGAAAGGCATTGAAAAAAGCAGGATTAAAGGTAGAGGACTTAGACTTAGTAGAAGCAAATGAGGCATTTGCAGCTCAATCATTGGCAGTAGTAAAAGACCTAGGATTAGATACAGAAAAGACCAATGTAAATGGTGGAGCAATAGCATTGGGACACCCAATAGGTGCATCAGGAGCTAGAATATTGGTAACACTATTATATGAGATGATAAAAAGAGATTCAAAATTAGGATTGGCAACACTTTGTATAGGTGGAGGTCAAGGTACATCACTTATAGTTGAAATGTAA